A region of the Chaetodon trifascialis isolate fChaTrf1 chromosome 7, fChaTrf1.hap1, whole genome shotgun sequence genome:
TTAATTGCACTTTTATGTAAAATATCCAACAACTAACTGTTTGTGAAGCCTAAATGTTATTTCATTCGACATTGTCGACTTTTGagtctttcttgtctttcttttttcccagaGAAAGGGTACTAAATAGCCGTTAAGATACGTTGAAAGTCAACATTCCATAACGTTTGATTTCCTACCAATCCAACGTCCCGATCAAACCGCTGGTTTAAGTGCCCTGCATGTCATGTCCCAGCTTTTTcactctgtttattttgttaGCACACTACTCTTAATTGGTCCACCTGGACGTTTTATGTAAAGTCTGTgctaaaaaataatgaacatgaaaataagCATAGCTGTTTGTGTCGCATAAGCCAACGTTATCTTCCAGGAAGCAATCGTATTTGCGATAAGATAAGTTATTGTGCGGGCTAATGCTGCTTTGCTATTATTCACCCACTGACTGTGTGTTCAAGCCAAGTTCAGGCGTCCAGTTGGAGTCAAGTTCACACAGGTCCAAAGTCTGTTCGACCTCTAATGTTAGCTCACAGGTTTGacatgtgacctttgacctgcctATCTCACCCACACAGGGTTGAGGTCACATCTTGAAATGTCAGTATTTGCAATGATGTTTCAGAAAATGCCTGGAATGACAAAATCCTAAATTGACAGGTCAGGAACTAGACAACTCTCCCTGaatttcccctcctctccttttgtgtgtgtgtgtgtgtgtgtgtgtgtgtgtgtgtgtgtgtgtgtgtgtgtgtgtgtgtgtgtgtgtgtgtgtgtgtgtgtgtgtgtgtgtgtgttgtaaagcTGAAAAACACCTGGAAATGACAGGCTTAAGCAGAGCTCTGTACATTGTCACAAGTGCAAATATATCCCTGTTGCATGATTTATTGACTGTAAAAGTCCCAAATGCTAGGCCAGAGAACGTCGCCACCTCTCCAGAAATGCATGATAGTCGTGATTTATGGACTGTATATTGTGAAAGGGAGAGAGCAGAAACCTGAGACTGTCCTGGCGGATATGTGTAGCGGGAACTGACAGGGCAGTAAACATTGGCAAAATATTAAAAGAGttatggagacagagaggaagtgaatgCAGTTTAATTTAACTCATTTCTCACTTAAGGCCCTGTGAGTCTCAATCTGAGGACATCATGTGATTACTGGCAAACTGCTTTTTAAACTCTAAACTTGCACTTTTATCATCTTGTAATGTGTGTCATACTCTGCTCTACACATGCTTTGATTTCCCTTGACTTCATGCCACTAATCCACAGACTTCAGTCCTAAATTGCTGGGCGTAATGGGCTACGGCATATATCAAAACTGCATCTTGAATGTGGCTGTAGAATTACTGGTTAGTTAGTGAGTGATGTTGCTCACATCAGAAAGATGAATGTTGAAACAGGCTCTCTCCCGTGACACTTTGTGAGCCGGTAGTGGTGTCATTCCGAGGGCGGATGACTCAGAATGAGTCCTGCTGGGCTAGTCCAGACAAGCACAGAACTGCGTGGGATACTCACAGTTTTACAGAGTAGGCAGGAGGAAGAGTTTGTGGCACCTGCCCTCGTTATTGTTAATGATTATGTTGACAGTGCTTCTGAAACAGAttgacaaaacaaaaggaacagATGAAATGACAATCCACGAATGGAAAACGAGTTGTTTGACATCACCAGCTGTGGAGAATTGGTGTACAGTGGGCTTTACCTGAGGTTTCATGCCCTCTCAGTTTATCAGTAGCATGGACTTGGTTACAAAATTGTTCTGTATATGAAGGCAAGACTGTATACACCATATCTGTTTTACAGCATCTTATTGGCTGTCGGACTGTTTCTGTGATTTTCTCGGGACTTGGTTGTATATCTGACTTTCATGTCATTGAGGGATTTTCACACCATTGTTAAATATATACAACTAGATCTGTAAAACCAGAGCAAACTACAGTGTGAAATACCAGTGAGGCTTTCACCACATATTGGTGGTGAGGAGACTCTTTCATACAGCTCTTTGCACCACCACAGACCTTTTAACATTTTAAGCCTCTTAACTGATAAAAATCTTGTGTTTTGCCAAGACTGTGAATCTTTTGTTTGGGGTCAGCAACTTCAAATAACTCTGATACATATCTCAATTAAGGGTGTCATCACCTGGATAGGACAAAAGAAGGTGTTCTGTCACTCCCTGACTATTAGCATCACACTTAGGAATTTTgggtagaaaaaaaatgttttctacTCATCTTTCTATACAATCCTACCAAACTCTGTCCAAACCTACAgagttgtaatgaaaatgtcaaatatcaaTTTATCCCTATTTTCTCCTGCATGTTTCTTACATTATCAATTAATTTAGCCTTTGTGAAGCCTTTGGAGACCATAACTGCTGTTCAACAactaaatgaacacatttgacATTGAGGGGTCAGACATTTTATGACTCGTAGCCTTGGTCAAACACACACCCCCTCGAACGCAGTGTTGTGTGCTGATGCTATCTAGATGGTGATGacagctctgctgtgttcttGTGGCTGTTACACAACCTCACTCCTGGCCCAACTGCTCTCTCATTATTATTGACTTCCAGCTCATTGGGGAAATATTTCACTGTAATAACTTTCAATCGAGTAGACacaaaaatatgtgtttgttgATTACAAGGTTTAATAATGCACTCATACAGCTTCCCTGTTGCATGTCTAGTGTTTTATCATTACAATCTGGCTGTTTCCAGAaagctgtcttcacttagacAAAGCCCTGGGATACCAGATGGTTATATatggcctgtgtgtttgtgtgtgtgtgagctatgtacatatgtatgtcTTCCAGATGTATGTAACCTCTGAGTGACTCAGTCAAGTCTTTCAGTAAACCTAAGGCATAACTTCTTCCCAGCAGGGGGGATGGAAAGAGAAAGTGATATCTCAGGTTGTTTTGCCTTTGGGTTTCGTTTTGTACGTTACATTCTCTGAACACGTGTCTGAGAATGCTTGAGTTGAAACATTCAGTCAGTTGAAAACGATTGAGTTCTGGGCTGTTGGTTAGTCATAACAAGAAAGTTGAAGATATCACCTTGAGCTTAGAATTTGTGCAAAGGGCATTTGTCACTatttaatgtgattttaataACTAAATGatacatggaaaaaaaatctgattaatcattaaaaaatcattgttagctgcagcccttcTGTGCATGCTGATATCACACTAGGGCTATGGCAGTAATCCAGTTATTATCATGATCAACTATAGACTTTCAGATATCATGAAAATCGTATCTATGTGTGATTTATGTGTGATTGTGCATATAACTGTCATATTGTCCTATTTATTGGTCAGAAAACATCCTGTTAATGGAGATAATAATTTCAACCATATAGCCAAGACCTACTTCACTGTGAGGGATTGTGTCTAAAGCAAAAGTACGCAGTGGAGGTGGTGTGGTTGGGAGCTCACAGTAGTTGTGGTCTTAAAAGGGAATCTAGCTCATTTTCCAGGATGTGAATTGTGTGTGCTACCTTCAGCGTAGACGTGAGTAGCGCTGCAACTAGCAATTACTTTCATTGTTTATtaatttgtcagtgttttttctcaATTCAttgatgctgtgtaaaatgtcagaaaatggtgaaaaatgtcaatcagTATTTCTCAGTTCCCAAGAtgacgtcctcaaatgtcttgttttgtccacagcCGAAAGATACTCAGTttgctgtcagagaggagggaagaaaccagaaaatattcacatttaagaagctgcaATAAGAGAAAAAAGTTACTAAAACATTAATCAAATGTCAAAATAGTTTGCCATTAATTTAAAATTTAGCAACTAATGCATTAATCGTTAATTAATCGTTGCAGCACTAGACATCGTTGATAGCTTTCTTTCAAAGCTATCAACGAATCCAGACACCAGTGATGTCCAACCTGGAGCTGTGAGCTCTACAGTGAAACAGCTCGCAGCTTGAAACTCTCTTTGGTCTTCCACATAAAAAAGTTTAGGCAGTGTATGAGCAAAACATACAGGGAAGACATCATGAACATCACATTTGTGCGCATGCTAAGTGTCTCCATGTGTTACATTTTGACAAGCTCACCATCTGCTTTTGTAATCCCTGGTTGAAGACAGCAAGAATGTGAGAGCCCCCTCTGCTATTTTAGTCAGCCCTGGCATTATgagactctgctgtcttttGAAAATAGATGTTAacagttttctttttggccaGTTTGACTGtaatacaaacacaacatctggTTTGTCTCTGATGGGTTTTCTCTCGTCACATCTCAGTCAGCtccaataaaaatcaaatctcAGAAGTCACAAAGGAAATGAGTGCGCTCATCTGCAGTTAtagaataaatacacaaatacatgtcTGGCTTACTCGACTGATTCTTTTCGTCGCATGCAGAAAAATGTATCAGTCGAAGCAGTTACCAGCAACATGacttattgttttgtttgtcgcTTACATCATTGCCTTACTGAGCAGACTTATACCTTTACTTCCGTCAAGAGTGAATATTTATCGCACTAAAAGCTCAAGTGGTACACCTTCTCACTCATCTTCTCCTATGTCACCAGCACCTGTTTTATGGGAAATATACAGCActgtccctgtctctcctccccttcctttCTCCAgtctccctcctttctccctctctcagcaCCTGTGTTAGTGGAAGCATAGTATACATACCAGACATACTTCAGGTCTCAATGGGCCATAttcatccgtgtgtgtgtgtgtgtgtgtgtgtgtgtgtgtgtgtgtgtgtgtgtgtgtgtgtgtgtgtgtgtgtgtgtgtgtgtgtgtgtgtgtgtgtgtgtgtgtgtgtgtgtgtgtgtgtgtgtgtgtgtgtgtgtgtgtgtctgtctgtctgtctgtctgtctgtctgtctgtctgtctgtctgtctgtctgtctgtctgtctgtctgtctgtctgtctgtcttgctttCTTACTACCAACATCTGCTGagctttccctctctttttgaTTCTCAGACCCATTGTCAGGTCACTGTCTTTGAGTCACGTGTTTTCCTAGTCTGCCTgaaccattttttttaaccatagCATGTTTTATTCTGCTTCAGACGTACTGCAGAAACAGTCATATTTCAACTGACTAATGAAGTACCTCATCTCTTTGGCTGAAGTCTAGTTTCTTTTGTCAGACTAAGCTTCAGATGATCAGACAAAGTAGGGTTTTGGTTTTCATCACACTCCCTCACGTAGTGTTTGAGTTAGTGGGAGGTTTTCCTGAGCTACAATCTCATATAATATGATacagttttagttttttttcctgtgtgtgtccacttgtctttgaagctgctgtatccctccctcctcctcataAACACACTTAGATCTCTGCTGTCTGGCTCTGTGAAGCATCACGTCTGGCTGCCACAACACATGGAATGAACAAGAAACCAGCGTCCATTTACAGTTCATGTTACAGTATGGATGCAGTACACACTGTGCTTAAACCCCCAGACACCACTGAACACTGGCATATTTGGTCAGTGTAGGTCATTGGTTGTGAGAGGTATTGTCTTACTCCCAAACTAGAGACATTCACATGTTTTTGATCAGTGGAAGGTATTCTAGATTCTTGTGAGATTTATGTGTCTCTGTTTCTATCATTGTGAGCTTTTCCCTCCTGCTTGAATAATAATATCTgtaatttcttttctcttccagCTCTTTGTCTCCTCCCAGTCACCCTTCTCCCCATTGGATGATCTGTACCTAGAGGGACGAACATCAGGTGACCTCCCTATAGACGATGAAGATGGACTGGATGGTGGCTCAGGCTCTGGATCCGGAGACTATGGTAAGGAGAccactgtctttgttttgtaattgtttttgctttgttagCTTTATTAGTGGAAATCAttttggctgcagcttcacagtggAAAGTTCATTTTACAAATTGTAATAACTTAAGCAGTTAGTTTTACAAACATTGTTGTCACCTCAGGATGTGTTTCCTTCTCTATCAGTCCCCTCAGTTACTCATGTCAGACAAATGAGCCATAGATGTACTGTAGAAACACGTGCTTGCATATTCAGACACAGAAGCACTCACTCACAGTGCACCAGATGTTTGTCCTGAGGTGACGTGGAGTTAACCAGGTGAGGTTTTATTGGAAGCGCACAGATGTCAGATTACTCTCTGCCTTCATTATCTGTGACTCACCTGCATGCCCACGGTGAGTAATGTGTTGAAACATAGTTCATCCAGAACATTGACTGGGATCACCATATAAACTAAAATGTGGTTCAGTAAATTCCAGCAAGTCATAAAACTCACAGATTGCGTTCCTCCTTCATGTTAAAGGAACTCCCCGAgagcacattttaaaataacatcACTGTACTACAAAAACCATGTGTCTCCCAAGAATGTTGACTTGCGTGAAATGAGACCAACTGCCCACTTTTGAGCTTTATGACAATGGATATCTGAATAATTTATTTATCTGgagaatttatttattcatcaacCTGTAAATTCACATCAACATTTAATCCTTCAGTTTGGCCGAAAAAATCTACATCAACAAAATTGCAGATAATTGGTTTTCTTTGGACAACGACGACTCACTGAATCGTTTCTATcagaaatcagtgaaaactTGTGGTGATTGGATTGTTTCCTCTGTCTCAGCTTTCACTGACTTGAGAGATCAAGAGGAGAGACTCCTGAGGTTCCTCAACTTCTCCAGGACCGCAGTCTCCAAAGACATGGTTCCAAGTCAGCCACAGCCAACAGCACACTCTCCTCACAACCCaccaaccacagcagcagccagccaggATCCTCCAACCACAGTGAAGGACACCAAGAAAACTACATTCATATTCTCTGATGGGGACAGCAGGGATAAGGAGGTAGAATATTGCTTTTCCTGTTATACAAATCCTGATCTCAGAGTAAGAAAATGTTAATTTACAGACTTGCATCCAATTGCACTTTTGATTTCCCCCATCTTCTGTGTCAACCAAAAGCCTCAAGCACATATCTGTTATATGCTTTTTGTCATGTAGTGGAGTGAGAGTTGTTATAAAGTAAGACTTCAAAGAAATATCTATTCTTACTTCTGCAACACGTGATAGCAAAACTTTCAGAACTAAGAGCTTATTAATGTATATGTTCCTCCAGGTGGCAGGTAAAACTGACTTGATCACACCAAGCACCAGTCCCAGCTCCACCAGCATGGCTCCCAGTGAAACTACTGCAACCACAGTCAGTGTAGACATTAGTGTGACCAAAGATACCGACAAGGACAACAGTCTGGATAGGTGGGACGTCTCCACGCCCAAACACAGTATAGAAGAAGTAGTCCAGGAGAAGGAGAACAGCCTAGGCAGCAGACTATTTGAGCTGGACTCTCCCAAAGAGGTGACCTCTGAGAACTTGTGGGAGAGGACGGAAGTGCTGGCAGGTAAGGACAGATCTCCACTTTACTGCATCTTTATTTCCCCACATGCCGGGTTTGTGGGGTAGTTCACTGAGACTTTGACAGTTAACGGTATGAAGACTGAACAGATAAAGGTTTTTGTGATAAGACATACATTTTTTGGAGCTGTACAAATTGCAAGCAGGTTATCACATAATGTTAGAATATCAAGATTTAGATCTTTGATGAATGCATTTTGCAGGAAGTGTGGGactcaaaataaatgttaatatttcCTTGTGCCCTCTCCAGCTGTGATAGCGTGTGGAGTGGTTGgattcctctgtgctgttttcctcctcctcctcctcgcctaCCGTATGAAGAAGAAGGACGAAGGTAGCTATGACCTGGGAGACACCAAACTTTCCACAACCGCCTATCACAAAGCGCCTACCAAGGAGTTCTATGCCTGAACGGAGCAATAGGGACTTTAAACGGAATCTGTCTCCTCCCAGTCAGGACTGAGAATGGATCTATAAACAGCTAAAGAAGATTCCTCTTTGAGTTTGAAGTTTGAAGTCAAGCacctctgtttttctgcagtgctccttccattttttctgttttacttttcTGTGCTACCCCCTCACATCTCTAtatgtgttcagtgtttgtgaaaACGAGGTCATAAAACAGATAGGACAATTTAAATACATTCCTATGATTCTGTTCTCGGGAGGACGTCAAATACGTATCCTAAATTTTAAGGAAGGAATCTTTTCTAGAGTATGATGATGGATCAAACTGAGCTAGTGTAGGAAAGTAATCAGCTTCAAACAATACTGTGCCTTTAGACCCACATCTAAGATGAACCAGGCTGGGCTGGACTTTATTATTTGTTACAGACAAATCGATTGTCTCATTTAGCAGAGCACCTGTCTGAACTGTCCCAGCTCCTCTGAACAACATCAAGGAAGTTCACAGAAACATATGAATAGCTTTAGCACATTTTGAATGCTGTTAATGGAAATGGTACCACGTATGGGATTAGTATTACAAAAGGCCGACAAaaatttgtttaacatttttttattgtcacatttcatttcattttctgtgtgctttctttgcTGAATTGAAGGCTTTTTTTGTTATGAGGAGtgaatatattttttcataTGCTGTCCAGTATTGGTATGAGAGATTTTATAACTCTGCAGGtacatattttttgttgttttctcataGATATTTGACACTTATAGAACTGACCAAatataaatgtgctttttttgtcttttggaaAATTATTTTAGTTGCCTTTTCGTTGTGTTTTGGTGTTAAGAGATTATTTTCCGTAAGCCATTTTTTAAAGGAGATTTCAGCTGTGCCATTGTATTCATGCGGTGGTAGCCTTAAGTAGGTAAATGTCCCTCAACCTTGCATCTGTTCAACATTAGTAATATTTTCAGGGCTTTTTTATTTGGTGACTGAGTGCAGCAAGCATGTGGGCAAGGATTGCTAAGGTAGAGCCAAGGCTAATGACTATAATTCAGAAACCGTAGAAGTGACCAAGGCTTTCTGACGACAGCCAAAGCACATTCCTTTCCGACTGTCAACTGTATACGGCTACAATAGCAGGTTTGAACTTAAAGGGACAGTGACTCCATTTAATGTTTCTGATGATTCATAGTCAGGGCTTATTCACACAGCAGGGTTTGAGAATTAAAAAAATTGAACTGTTTCAACTGTGATAGGCCACGTTACTGACTGGATTTCCCCAAATAAGGAATTTATTTGCTTCTTACATTTTCTTCTCAATTTATTACAATGCTACTCTGAGTGTAGGTGTGTCAGGTTTTAAATCTGTTTCCTCATAAGCAGTCTTTACCTCAGCCAGCCAACCAATGAGGCATGGGACCGTTTTAGAGATTTTTAGAGCTTCAGTAAGGATACAGCTAACAGCAGTGACAACAGGCTGGTATTCCCTTTTGATAGTGCATTATTTTTACTTGTATACACCttgttaaatatatatatatatatattttagtgAATATATTGGGCATTTGCCCTATGTATAGCGTCTGAG
Encoded here:
- the LOC139333834 gene encoding syndecan-2-like, giving the protein MRNLRLLFLVGLATGFISEKLFVSSQSPFSPLDDLYLEGRTSGDLPIDDEDGLDGGSGSGSGDYAFTDLRDQEERLLRFLNFSRTAVSKDMVPSQPQPTAHSPHNPPTTAAASQDPPTTVKDTKKTTFIFSDGDSRDKEVAGKTDLITPSTSPSSTSMAPSETTATTVSVDISVTKDTDKDNSLDRWDVSTPKHSIEEVVQEKENSLGSRLFELDSPKEVTSENLWERTEVLAAVIACGVVGFLCAVFLLLLLAYRMKKKDEGSYDLGDTKLSTTAYHKAPTKEFYA